In a genomic window of Streptococcus mitis NCTC 12261:
- a CDS encoding aminopeptidase: MVLPNFKENLEKYAKLLVANGINVQPGHTLALSIDVEQRELAHLIVKEAYALGAHEVIVQWTDDVINREKFLHAPMERLDNVPEYKIAEMNYLLENKASRLGVRSSDPGALNGVDADKLSASAKAMGLAMKPMRIATQSNKVSWTVAAAAGLEWAKKVFPNAASDEEAVDLLWDQIFKTCRVYEADPVKAWEEHAAILKSKADMLNKEQFSALHYTAPGTDLTLGLPKNHVWESAGAINAQGEGFLPNMPTEEVFTAPDFRRADGYVTSTKPLSYNGNIIEGIKVTFKDGQIVDIAAEKGDQVMKDLVFENAGARALGECALVPDPSPISQSGITFFNTLFDENASNHLAIGAAYATSVVGGAEMSEEELEAAGLNRSDVHVDFMIGSSQMDIDGIREDGTRVPLFRNGDWAN, from the coding sequence ATGGTTTTACCAAATTTTAAAGAAAATCTAGAAAAATATGCGAAATTATTGGTTGCGAATGGAATCAACGTGCAACCTGGTCACACTTTGGCTCTTTCTATCGATGTGGAGCAACGCGAGTTGGCGCATTTGATTGTGAAAGAAGCTTACGCCTTGGGTGCGCATGAGGTTATTGTTCAGTGGACAGATGATGTGATTAACCGTGAGAAATTTCTCCATGCGCCGATGGAGCGTCTGGACAATGTGCCAGAATATAAGATTGCTGAGATGAACTATCTCTTGGAGAACAAGGCTAGCCGTCTTGGTGTCCGTTCTTCTGATCCAGGTGCCTTGAACGGAGTGGATGCTGACAAGCTTTCAGCTTCTGCTAAAGCTATGGGACTTGCTATGAAGCCAATGCGTATTGCAACGCAATCCAACAAGGTCAGCTGGACGGTAGCAGCTGCTGCTGGACTTGAGTGGGCTAAAAAAGTCTTTCCAAATGCTGCTAGCGACGAAGAAGCAGTTGATCTCCTATGGGACCAAATCTTCAAAACTTGCCGTGTCTACGAAGCAGATCCTGTTAAGGCTTGGGAAGAGCATGCAGCCATCCTCAAGAGTAAGGCTGATATGCTTAATAAAGAACAATTTTCAGCCCTTCATTACACAGCACCAGGAACTGATTTGACACTTGGCTTGCCGAAGAACCACGTTTGGGAATCAGCTGGTGCTATCAATGCGCAGGGTGAAGGATTCTTGCCGAATATGCCGACAGAGGAAGTATTCACAGCACCTGACTTCCGTCGCGCAGATGGTTATGTCACTTCTACAAAACCGCTTAGCTATAATGGAAATATCATCGAAGGAATTAAAGTAACCTTCAAGGATGGACAAATTGTGGATATTGCTGCAGAAAAAGGCGATCAAGTCATGAAAGACCTTGTCTTTGAAAATGCGGGTGCGCGTGCCTTGGGTGAATGTGCCTTGGTACCAGATCCAAGTCCAATTTCTCAGTCAGGCATTACCTTCTTCAACACCCTTTTTGATGAGAATGCTTCAAACCACTTGGCTATCGGTGCAGCCTATGCGACTAGCGTCGTTGGTGGAGCAGAGATGAGCGAAGAAGAGCTTGAAGCTGCAGGGCTTAACCGTTCAGATGTTCATGTGGACTTTATGATTGGGTCTAGTCAAATGGATATCGATGGTATCCGTGAGGATGGGACACGTGTACCACTCTTCCGTAACGGAGATTGGGCAAATTAA
- a CDS encoding GlsB/YeaQ/YmgE family stress response membrane protein, with amino-acid sequence MLGSMFVGLLVGFLAGTLTNRGERMGCFGKMFLGWIGAFIGHLLFGTWGPIIAGTAIIPAVLGSMIVLAIFWRRGS; translated from the coding sequence ATGTTAGGAAGTATGTTCGTTGGTCTCCTAGTGGGATTTTTAGCAGGTACTCTAACCAATCGTGGAGAGCGCATGGGATGTTTTGGGAAAATGTTTCTAGGCTGGATTGGTGCCTTTATAGGGCACTTGCTTTTTGGGACTTGGGGACCGATAATAGCAGGAACTGCCATTATTCCGGCAGTACTAGGTTCCATGATTGTCTTAGCGATTTTCTGGAGACGAGGAAGTTAA
- a CDS encoding pseudouridine synthase: MRLDKFLVACAVGSRTEVKNLLKAGRVTVNGKKEKSAKLQIDEERDEIRFDGKVLEYEEFVYYMMNKPQGVISATEDPKHRTVLDLLDDIARSKEVFPVGRLDIDTHGLLLLTNDGQLAHALLSPKRHVNKTYLVQVKGIMTQGDVDIFAEGIPLKDFTCQPARLELVSIDTEKNQSQIRVTIAEGKFHQVKRMVGYCGKEVVDLQRLTMGTLVLDENLERGEWRRLTKEELENLLASIA, translated from the coding sequence ATGAGATTAGATAAATTTTTAGTTGCCTGCGCTGTGGGGAGCCGAACTGAGGTCAAAAACTTGCTCAAGGCTGGTCGCGTGACGGTAAATGGTAAAAAAGAAAAGTCAGCTAAATTGCAGATTGATGAAGAAAGAGATGAGATTCGCTTTGATGGGAAAGTGTTGGAGTATGAAGAGTTTGTCTACTACATGATGAACAAGCCCCAAGGGGTTATTTCAGCGACTGAGGATCCCAAGCACAGAACCGTTCTGGACTTGCTGGATGATATTGCTCGGAGCAAGGAAGTTTTCCCAGTAGGACGCTTGGATATTGATACACATGGTCTTCTACTCTTGACCAATGATGGCCAGCTGGCCCATGCTCTTCTTTCACCTAAGCGTCATGTGAACAAGACGTATCTGGTTCAGGTCAAAGGAATTATGACCCAAGGAGATGTGGATATATTTGCTGAGGGTATTCCTCTCAAAGACTTTACCTGTCAACCCGCTAGACTGGAGCTTGTATCCATAGATACAGAAAAAAATCAAAGCCAAATCCGTGTGACCATTGCAGAAGGGAAGTTTCATCAGGTCAAGCGTATGGTGGGCTACTGTGGCAAGGAAGTAGTAGACTTGCAACGTTTGACTATGGGAACGCTAGTATTGGATGAGAACTTAGAACGAGGGGAATGGCGTCGCTTGACCAAGGAGGAATTAGAAAATCTTCTTGCTAGTATTGCTTAA
- a CDS encoding ISL3 family transposase, whose product MNNILEATLQIKDKNIIWDNKVQEKIFKKRKSLFYAATYTHKPEFCTVCGCVSRNNNIVKNGTKTSRITLCSVSGLAAYLNLRKQRFLCRECGSSFTADTSRIVEKHCHISKRLKNEIKSKISETVSETYIAKETNVSVHTVRRIIDDTTRLLKIKPLHDLPEHLCFDEFKSVKSSDSNMSFIICDSTTHKLVDVVRDRKSYSLKKYFHRFEPKTRLKVKTISIDMYLPYIQLIKEMFPNAKIIIDPFHIVQALNRELNRTRVRVMNKHRYKDSKLYRKLKHYWKLILKNSNELQNYKYNRYKLFESFITSKGIVDYILEKNPSLKNDYEVVHSLRECIQDRDYIEFKETIEAATQLDLSPGLKRVLKTLMTYLPYIQNTCEYPTRTNGPIEGINNKIKVLKRNAYGFRNYYHFRNRIILITKMFGPKQKGIKQQLVA is encoded by the coding sequence ATGAACAATATACTAGAAGCTACACTACAAATCAAAGATAAAAACATTATTTGGGATAATAAAGTTCAAGAGAAGATATTTAAAAAGAGAAAATCTTTATTTTATGCAGCTACTTATACGCATAAACCAGAATTTTGTACCGTTTGTGGGTGTGTTAGCCGAAATAATAATATCGTTAAAAACGGCACGAAAACATCTCGTATCACTCTCTGTTCTGTTTCAGGCCTAGCGGCCTACTTAAATCTACGCAAGCAGAGATTTCTCTGTAGAGAATGCGGCTCTTCATTTACCGCAGACACTAGTCGAATCGTAGAAAAACACTGTCATATCTCTAAACGCTTAAAAAACGAAATTAAATCAAAAATAAGTGAAACAGTATCTGAAACCTATATCGCAAAAGAAACAAATGTTTCAGTTCATACGGTAAGACGTATCATAGATGATACAACACGTTTACTAAAGATTAAACCATTACACGATTTACCTGAGCATTTGTGTTTTGATGAATTTAAATCCGTCAAATCTTCCGATAGTAATATGAGCTTCATTATTTGTGATAGCACTACACACAAGCTGGTCGATGTTGTACGAGATAGAAAATCTTACAGCTTGAAAAAGTATTTTCATCGTTTTGAGCCTAAGACTAGATTAAAGGTAAAAACTATCTCCATCGACATGTACTTACCGTACATTCAATTAATAAAAGAAATGTTTCCTAACGCTAAAATTATCATTGATCCTTTTCATATCGTACAAGCCTTAAATAGAGAATTAAATCGAACTCGGGTACGTGTCATGAATAAGCATCGCTATAAAGACTCTAAATTATATCGAAAGTTAAAACATTATTGGAAGTTAATTTTAAAGAACTCTAATGAACTTCAGAACTATAAATATAATCGTTATAAGCTTTTTGAAAGCTTCATAACAAGTAAAGGAATCGTAGATTATATCTTAGAAAAAAATCCATCTCTTAAAAATGATTATGAGGTTGTACATTCACTTCGTGAATGTATACAGGATAGAGATTATATAGAATTCAAGGAAACGATTGAAGCAGCTACGCAATTAGACCTATCTCCTGGTTTAAAAAGAGTATTAAAGACTCTTATGACTTACTTGCCATATATTCAAAATACTTGTGAGTATCCAACTAGAACAAATGGCCCTATTGAAGGAATAAACAATAAAATAAAAGTGCTTAAAAGAAATGCCTACGGCTTTAGAAACTATTACCATTTTAGAAATAGGATTATTTTAATAACAAAAATGTTTGGCCCAAAACAAAAAGGAATTAAGCAACAATTAGTTGCTTAA
- a CDS encoding DUF4230 domain-containing protein translates to MFSVLLNVVLIAIIAIGVLFFLPKEHKSEVKSSINIESIEKVNEVVFLNAGINEIISETKTTQVFGFDVPFSKKAALVILNYKAKFGIKSSVKVEQISEKEYKVIVPKLEVIGVELSKDNPYDLYDSHGELLSGTTEDIDTGKLVANQLSSDKQAEYLDKFKSEIKESAINYYKTIFSSMDSEVKVTIEFTE, encoded by the coding sequence ATGTTTAGTGTACTATTGAATGTGGTATTAATAGCTATTATAGCTATTGGAGTGCTATTTTTCTTACCTAAGGAACATAAATCAGAAGTCAAATCGTCAATTAATATCGAAAGTATTGAAAAAGTGAATGAAGTTGTATTTTTGAATGCGGGAATTAATGAAATTATTTCTGAAACAAAAACAACTCAAGTTTTTGGGTTTGATGTGCCGTTCTCTAAAAAAGCAGCATTAGTAATTTTAAATTATAAAGCTAAATTTGGAATTAAAAGTAGTGTAAAGGTTGAACAAATAAGCGAAAAAGAATATAAGGTTATTGTTCCAAAATTGGAAGTAATTGGTGTTGAACTTTCAAAAGATAATCCTTATGATTTATATGATAGTCATGGAGAGTTATTAAGTGGAACTACAGAAGATATTGATACTGGGAAATTGGTCGCTAACCAACTTTCTAGTGATAAACAAGCAGAGTATTTAGATAAATTTAAGAGTGAAATTAAAGAATCTGCAATCAATTATTATAAAACAATATTTTCTTCAATGGATTCTGAAGTAAAAGTAACTATAGAATTTACAGAATAA
- a CDS encoding leucine-rich repeat domain-containing protein has protein sequence MGERGLANLKHCEAIVLPDTVRYIGKGAFTIDNKLKYVHFGKSIETVEDDVFNSDSSLESVVFPEGTKSIGTLVFWGTSSIKSITIPASVTEITEYFYFVDNCNPDVEIHTPKGSKAEEVAKAMQLKVVND, from the coding sequence ATTGGAGAACGTGGTCTTGCGAACTTGAAACATTGTGAGGCAATCGTTTTACCAGATACAGTACGATATATTGGAAAAGGTGCGTTTACGATTGACAATAAGTTAAAGTATGTCCACTTTGGTAAGTCAATAGAAACAGTAGAAGATGATGTTTTCAACTCTGATAGTTCATTAGAATCAGTTGTATTCCCAGAAGGAACAAAGAGTATTGGAACATTAGTATTTTGGGGGACATCATCAATTAAATCTATTACAATTCCAGCAAGTGTAACAGAAATTACAGAATACTTCTATTTTGTGGATAACTGTAACCCAGATGTAGAAATCCATACACCTAAGGGATCAAAGGCAGAAGAAGTAGCTAAAGCAATGCAACTTAAAGTAGTAAATGACTAA
- a CDS encoding PTS system mannose/fructose/sorbose family transporter subunit IID yields the protein MTEKLQLSKSDRKKVWWRSQFLQGSWNYERMQNLGWAYSLIPAIKKLYTTKEDQAAALERHLEFFNTHPYVAAPIMGVTLALEEERANGVEIDDAAIQGVKIGMMGPLAGIGDPVFWFTVRPILGALGASLAASGNLVGPLLFFFGWNAIRMAFLWYTQEFGYKAGSEITKDMSGGILKDITKGASILGMFILAVLVQRWVSINFTVNLPGKQLAEGAYIKFPEGPVSGAELKGILGQALGGLSLDSVQPQTLQGQLNSLIPGLMGLLLTFLCMWLLKKKVSPISIILALFAVGIAARFFGIM from the coding sequence ATGACTGAAAAACTTCAATTATCAAAATCAGATCGTAAAAAAGTTTGGTGGCGTTCACAATTCCTTCAAGGTTCTTGGAACTACGAGCGTATGCAAAACTTGGGTTGGGCTTATTCATTGATCCCAGCTATCAAAAAATTGTACACTACTAAAGAAGACCAAGCTGCTGCTCTTGAGCGTCACCTTGAATTCTTCAATACTCACCCATACGTAGCTGCTCCTATCATGGGGGTTACTCTTGCACTTGAAGAAGAACGTGCGAACGGTGTTGAAATCGATGACGCTGCTATCCAAGGGGTTAAAATCGGTATGATGGGACCTCTTGCTGGTATCGGTGACCCAGTATTCTGGTTTACAGTTCGTCCTATCCTTGGAGCTCTTGGTGCATCACTTGCTGCATCTGGTAACTTAGTTGGGCCACTTCTCTTCTTCTTCGGATGGAATGCGATCCGTATGGCCTTCCTATGGTACACACAAGAGTTTGGTTACAAAGCTGGATCTGAAATCACTAAAGATATGTCTGGTGGTATCTTGAAAGACATCACTAAAGGTGCTTCTATCCTTGGTATGTTCATCCTTGCCGTCCTTGTACAACGTTGGGTATCGATTAACTTCACTGTTAACCTTCCTGGTAAACAATTGGCTGAAGGTGCCTACATCAAATTCCCAGAAGGACCTGTATCAGGTGCTGAATTGAAAGGTATCCTTGGTCAAGCACTTGGTGGATTGAGCTTGGATAGCGTTCAACCACAAACCCTGCAAGGTCAGTTAAACTCATTGATTCCAGGATTGATGGGACTTCTCCTTACTTTCCTTTGCATGTGGTTGCTTAAGAAAAAAGTATCACCAATCTCAATCATCCTTGCACTCTTTGCAGTAGGTATCGCAGCTCGTTTCTTCGGTATCATGTAA
- a CDS encoding PTS mannose/fructose/sorbose transporter subunit IIC, whose amino-acid sequence MSDISIISAVLVVVVAFLAGLEGILDQFQFHQPIVACTLIGLATGNLEAGVMLGGSLQMIALGWANIGAAVAPDAALASVAAAIILIKGGNFTTEGIAVATATAIPLAVAGLFLTMIVRTISVGLVHTADAAAKEGNIAAVERAHFIALLLQGLRIAIPAAFLIAIPASAVQDALKLMPEWLNGGMAVGGAMVVAVGYAMVINMMATREVWPFFAIGFALAAISQLTLIALGVVGVALAFIYLNLSKQGGNGGGGAATSNDPIGDILEDY is encoded by the coding sequence ATGTCAGATATTTCAATTATTTCTGCTGTCTTGGTTGTAGTTGTTGCCTTCCTTGCAGGTCTTGAAGGTATCCTCGACCAATTCCAATTCCATCAACCAATCGTCGCATGTACCCTTATCGGACTTGCAACTGGTAACCTCGAAGCAGGGGTTATGCTTGGTGGATCACTTCAAATGATCGCCCTTGGTTGGGCAAATATCGGAGCTGCCGTAGCTCCTGACGCTGCTCTTGCATCTGTTGCCGCAGCAATCATCTTGATCAAAGGTGGTAACTTTACTACTGAAGGTATCGCCGTTGCAACAGCAACAGCTATCCCTCTTGCCGTAGCTGGACTTTTCTTGACTATGATTGTTCGTACAATCTCAGTTGGTTTGGTTCACACTGCAGATGCTGCTGCTAAAGAAGGAAATATTGCGGCTGTTGAACGTGCTCACTTTATCGCACTTCTTCTTCAAGGTCTTCGTATTGCTATCCCTGCAGCCTTCCTTATCGCTATCCCAGCTTCTGCCGTTCAAGATGCTCTTAAATTGATGCCAGAATGGTTGAACGGTGGTATGGCTGTCGGTGGTGCTATGGTCGTTGCCGTTGGTTACGCTATGGTTATCAACATGATGGCAACTCGTGAAGTATGGCCATTCTTCGCAATCGGTTTTGCACTTGCTGCGATTTCTCAATTGACTTTGATTGCCCTTGGTGTAGTCGGTGTTGCCCTTGCCTTCATCTACCTTAACCTTTCAAAACAAGGTGGTAACGGTGGCGGCGGAGCTGCGACTTCTAACGACCCAATCGGTGATATCCTAGAAGACTACTAG
- a CDS encoding PTS sugar transporter subunit IIB, giving the protein MSIGIIIASHGEFAAGIHQSGSMIFGEQEKVQVVTFMPNEGPDDLYAKFNNAVAAFDAEDEVLVLADLWSGSPFNQASRVMGENPERKFAIITGLNLPMLIQAYTERLMDAAAGVEKVAANIIKEAKDGIKALPEELNPAEEVASATATPVAQAAIPEGTVIGDGKLKINLARLDTRLLHGQVATAWTPDSKADRIIVASDNVANDDLRKELIKQAAPNNVRANVVPIQKLIEVSKDPRFGETHALILFETPQDALRAIEGGVPIKTLNVGSMAHSTGKTMVNNVLSMDKDDVATFEKMRDLGVEFDVRKVPNDTKKDLFDLISKANVQ; this is encoded by the coding sequence ATGAGTATCGGAATCATTATTGCGAGTCACGGCGAATTTGCTGCGGGTATTCATCAGTCAGGTTCTATGATCTTTGGTGAACAAGAAAAGGTTCAAGTTGTAACCTTTATGCCAAATGAAGGTCCTGATGATCTATACGCTAAGTTTAATAACGCTGTTGCTGCATTTGACGCAGAAGATGAGGTTCTAGTTTTGGCTGACCTTTGGAGTGGATCTCCATTTAACCAAGCTAGTCGCGTGATGGGAGAAAATCCTGAGCGTAAGTTTGCCATCATCACAGGACTTAACTTACCGATGTTAATTCAAGCCTACACAGAGCGCCTGATGGACGCTGCTGCAGGTGTAGAAAAAGTCGCTGCTAATATTATCAAAGAAGCCAAAGATGGCATCAAAGCTCTTCCAGAAGAGCTCAATCCAGCTGAAGAAGTTGCAAGTGCTACAGCTACTCCAGTTGCCCAAGCTGCTATCCCAGAAGGAACTGTTATCGGAGATGGAAAACTCAAGATTAACCTTGCCCGTCTTGACACTCGTCTCCTTCACGGTCAGGTTGCAACTGCTTGGACTCCAGATTCAAAAGCAGACCGCATCATCGTTGCTTCAGATAACGTTGCCAACGACGACCTTCGTAAAGAATTGATTAAACAAGCAGCTCCAAATAATGTCAGAGCTAATGTTGTTCCAATTCAAAAATTGATTGAGGTTTCAAAAGACCCACGCTTTGGAGAAACACATGCCCTTATCTTGTTTGAAACACCTCAAGATGCCCTTCGTGCAATCGAAGGTGGCGTGCCAATCAAGACCCTTAACGTAGGATCAATGGCTCACTCAACAGGTAAAACAATGGTCAACAACGTTTTGTCTATGGACAAAGATGACGTTGCTACATTTGAAAAAATGCGTGACCTCGGTGTTGAATTTGACGTACGTAAAGTACCAAACGACACTAAAAAAGATTTGTTTGACTTGATTAGCAAAGCCAACGTTCAATAA
- the adhP gene encoding alcohol dehydrogenase AdhP, which produces MKAVVVNPESTGVAVEEKVLRPLETGEALVEIEYCGVCHTDLHVAHGDFGQVPGRVLGHEGVGIVKEIAPDVKSLKVGDRVSVAWFFEGCGTCEYCTTGRETLCRTVKNAGYSVDGGMAEQCIVTADYAVKVPDGLDPAQASSITCAGVTTYKAIKEAKVEPGQWVVLYGAGGLGNLAVQYAKKVFNAHVIAVDINNDKLTLAKEVGADIVINGLEVEDVPGLIKEKTDGGAHSAVVTAVSKVAFNQAVDSVRAGGRVVAVGLPSEMMELSIVKTVLDGIQVIGSLVGTRKDLEEAFQFGAEGLVVPVVQKRPIEDAVAIFDEMEKGQIQGRMVLDFTH; this is translated from the coding sequence ATGAAAGCTGTTGTTGTAAATCCAGAAAGCACTGGTGTTGCTGTTGAAGAAAAAGTACTCCGTCCACTTGAAACTGGGGAAGCACTTGTAGAAATTGAATACTGTGGTGTTTGCCACACTGACCTCCACGTTGCCCATGGTGACTTTGGTCAAGTACCAGGACGTGTCCTAGGTCACGAAGGTGTTGGTATCGTTAAAGAAATTGCCCCAGATGTGAAAAGCCTTAAAGTCGGTGACCGAGTCAGCGTTGCTTGGTTCTTTGAAGGATGTGGCACTTGCGAATACTGTACAACTGGTCGCGAAACCCTTTGCCGTACAGTGAAAAATGCTGGCTACTCAGTAGATGGTGGTATGGCTGAACAATGTATCGTAACTGCAGACTATGCTGTCAAAGTTCCTGACGGACTTGATCCAGCCCAAGCCTCTTCTATCACATGTGCTGGTGTAACAACCTATAAAGCCATTAAAGAAGCCAAAGTTGAACCAGGCCAATGGGTTGTTCTTTACGGCGCTGGTGGACTTGGTAACCTAGCTGTTCAATACGCTAAAAAAGTATTCAATGCTCATGTCATCGCAGTTGATATCAATAACGACAAACTTACCCTTGCAAAAGAAGTAGGTGCTGACATTGTGATTAACGGCCTCGAAGTTGAAGATGTACCTGGACTCATCAAGGAAAAAACTGATGGTGGAGCTCATTCAGCTGTCGTAACTGCTGTGTCTAAAGTTGCCTTCAACCAGGCTGTTGACTCAGTTCGTGCTGGTGGTCGCGTAGTCGCTGTTGGTCTTCCTTCTGAAATGATGGAACTCAGCATCGTCAAAACCGTTCTAGATGGAATCCAAGTCATCGGTTCTCTTGTTGGAACTCGTAAAGACTTGGAAGAAGCCTTCCAATTCGGTGCAGAAGGTTTGGTAGTTCCAGTTGTTCAAAAACGTCCAATAGAAGATGCCGTAGCAATTTTCGACGAAATGGAAAAAGGTCAAATCCAAGGACGTATGGTACTCGACTTCACCCACTAA
- a CDS encoding Cof-type HAD-IIB family hydrolase: MTKKIIAVDLDGTLLNSDSQISDFTKKTIKKVAEKGHQVIITTGRPYRMAKDFYHELGLDTPMINFNGSLTHLPDQTWDFEKCLTVDKKYLLDMVRRSEDIQADFIAGEYRKKFYITNPNEEIANPKLFGVEAFQPEDQFQPELVTKDPNCILLQTRASDKYALAKEMNAFYQHQLSINTWGGPLNILECTPKGVNKAFALDYLLKVMNRDKKDLIAFGDEHNDTEMLAFAGKGYAMKNANPELLPYADEQISLTNDQDGVAKTLQDLFL, translated from the coding sequence ATGACGAAAAAAATTATTGCAGTTGACCTGGATGGCACCCTGCTCAACTCAGACAGTCAAATTTCTGACTTTACCAAAAAAACCATTAAAAAAGTTGCTGAAAAAGGCCATCAGGTTATTATTACGACAGGGCGCCCTTACCGCATGGCAAAAGATTTTTACCATGAACTAGGCTTAGACACTCCTATGATTAATTTCAACGGCTCCCTCACTCATTTACCAGACCAAACTTGGGACTTTGAAAAGTGTTTGACTGTAGACAAAAAATATCTGCTAGATATGGTTCGACGTTCAGAGGACATTCAAGCCGATTTTATCGCTGGAGAATATCGTAAAAAATTCTACATTACAAATCCTAATGAAGAAATTGCTAATCCCAAACTATTTGGTGTAGAAGCTTTCCAGCCTGAAGATCAATTCCAGCCTGAGTTGGTAACCAAGGATCCTAACTGTATTCTTTTACAGACCAGAGCCAGTGACAAATATGCCTTGGCAAAAGAAATGAACGCCTTCTACCAGCATCAACTGTCTATCAATACCTGGGGAGGTCCGCTCAATATCCTTGAGTGTACTCCAAAAGGAGTCAACAAGGCCTTTGCTTTGGACTACTTGCTCAAGGTAATGAACCGCGACAAAAAAGATTTGATTGCTTTTGGAGATGAGCACAATGATACCGAAATGCTCGCTTTTGCTGGGAAAGGTTATGCAATGAAAAATGCCAACCCAGAGCTACTCCCCTATGCAGATGAGCAAATTTCCTTGACAAATGACCAAGACGGGGTTGCCAAAACTCTGCAAGATTTATTCTTATAG
- a CDS encoding NCS2 family permease: MDKLFKLKENGTDVRTEVLAGLTTFFAMSYILFVNPQILSQTGMPAQGVFLATIIGAVAGTLMMAFYANLPYAQAPGMGLNAFFTFTVVFGLGYSWQEALAMVFICGIISLIITLTNVRKMIIESIPNALRSAISAGIGVFLAYVGIKNAGLLKFTIDPGNYIVVGEGADKAQATIAANSSAVPGLVSFNNPAVLVALAGLAITIFFVIKGIKGGIILSILTTTILAIAVGLVDLSSIDFANNHVGAAFEDLKTVFGAALGSEGLGALISDTARLPETLMAILAFSLTDIFDTIGTLIGTGEKVGIVATNGENHQSAKLDKALYSDLIGTSIGAIAGTSNVTTYVESAAGIGAGGRTGLTALVVAICFAISSFFSPLLAIVPTAATAPILIIVGIMMLASLKNIHWDDMAEAVPAFFTSIFMGFSYSITQGIAVGFLTYTLTKLVKGQAKDVHVMIWILDALFILNYISMAL, encoded by the coding sequence ATGGACAAATTATTTAAACTAAAAGAGAACGGTACAGACGTTCGTACAGAGGTTCTCGCTGGTTTAACAACTTTCTTTGCAATGAGTTATATTCTCTTTGTAAACCCACAAATTCTTTCGCAAACAGGAATGCCTGCTCAGGGTGTATTCCTCGCAACGATTATCGGTGCAGTAGCTGGTACCTTGATGATGGCTTTCTACGCTAACTTACCTTATGCCCAAGCGCCAGGTATGGGACTTAATGCCTTCTTTACCTTTACAGTTGTATTTGGACTCGGTTATTCTTGGCAAGAAGCCCTAGCTATGGTCTTCATCTGTGGAATTATCTCATTGATTATCACTTTGACAAATGTTCGTAAAATGATCATTGAATCGATTCCAAATGCCCTTCGCTCAGCTATTTCAGCTGGTATCGGTGTCTTCCTTGCCTACGTGGGAATTAAGAATGCTGGACTTTTGAAATTTACGATTGATCCAGGCAACTATATTGTTGTAGGAGAAGGGGCTGACAAAGCTCAAGCAACGATTGCAGCAAACTCTTCAGCAGTTCCAGGCTTGGTCAGCTTTAATAATCCAGCTGTTTTGGTGGCTCTTGCAGGACTTGCCATTACTATCTTCTTTGTCATTAAAGGGATTAAAGGGGGAATTATCCTTTCTATCTTGACAACAACTATTCTTGCTATTGCAGTTGGTTTGGTAGATTTGTCTAGTATCGATTTTGCTAATAACCATGTTGGTGCAGCCTTTGAAGACTTGAAGACAGTTTTTGGTGCAGCTCTTGGTTCAGAAGGTTTGGGAGCTTTGATTTCAGATACAGCTCGCTTGCCTGAAACTCTGATGGCTATTCTTGCCTTTTCATTGACAGATATTTTTGATACAATTGGTACCTTGATCGGTACAGGTGAAAAAGTTGGTATCGTAGCGACAAATGGTGAAAATCACCAATCAGCTAAGTTGGACAAGGCTCTTTATTCAGACTTGATTGGTACTTCAATTGGTGCCATCGCCGGTACTTCAAACGTAACGACTTATGTTGAGTCTGCTGCTGGTATTGGTGCAGGTGGACGTACAGGTTTGACAGCCTTGGTTGTGGCAATCTGTTTTGCAATTTCAAGCTTCTTTAGCCCACTTCTAGCGATCGTACCAACAGCTGCTACAGCTCCAATCTTGATTATCGTTGGGATTATGATGTTGGCTAGCTTGAAAAATATCCATTGGGATGATATGGCTGAAGCGGTTCCTGCTTTCTTCACATCTATCTTTATGGGATTCAGCTACTCTATCACTCAAGGGATTGCAGTTGGTTTCTTGACTTATACCTTGACTAAGCTTGTCAAAGGTCAAGCTAAAGATGTTCATGTAATGATTTGGATTTTGGATGCCTTGTTTATCCTTAACTACATTAGTATGGCACTATAA